The genomic DNA CGCCACCGCAACCCAGACCGGCGCCACCGCAACCCAGACCGGCGCGACAGCCACTCAGACGGCCTCGACCGGAACCCAGACGGCCAGCAACGCCGCGCAGACGGCTGAAGCCGGCGCCAAGATGGTGCGTGTGGCAAACCGGGTGCGGGCGGCCGCACAAGTTTCCCAGGGAGTGGCCCAGGTCGGCGGTTCATCGGCACAGGTTCCCGGAACCGTCTCCAACTATGAGGCAACGATGGCTCGAGCCGACGTTCAGGACGAACAGGCGGAACTGGCGAAGTTCCAGGAAATGACCTACGACTGGCTGCGGCGCATCCGCAAGATGATCGAACAGCTTCAGGACGCGGGGGCGATCGTGGTCGACACCATTGCCGACTCCCGGGATACGTCCATGCACATACGGCAGACCATCTGAAGCGCCCGGCGTTCGGGCGGCACATCGACAGGATACTCGCAGGAGGCAAACAATGTCCGCAGTCGACCCATCCGTCGGATTCTACGGTTCCGCCGTGGAAACCGGGAACGGAATCTCCGACGACGGGATGGTTTCTTTCGGCGGGGTCCGGGTCTCCGCCGCCNNNNNNNNNNGCACCGCAGCGTCGTGATGAAGGAAGTGGGCGCCGACCGCACCGAGATGGCACAACAGCACCTTGAGAAGATACGGACCGCGCGCCAAATCCTGATCGACCTCGGAGACCTCCAGGAATGGGCAGACACCGGCAAGAGCTTTCGAGACCGTTGCCCGGTCACGCCCGACATGGTGGCTTTCCTCGAAAACGAGGTAAATTGCTCCGTAGACCCAAACGTAAATCGCATAGTGTTTTACGGCTCCGCCGTCCCCGAGCTTCCGGAATCCGTGCGCAACTATTACGGACTTTACCTTGATGAAGACGGCAACTGGATAAAGTACACCGACCGCGCCATGGAGTTCGACTTCTGGTACGAAGATGGAAACAACCAGTACGAAATGCACGGCATTACCATCATCGACCATTCCGACATCGTCGAACTCAAGGCCCAGGTAAACAACTACATCGACCAGCTCAACGACAGCAACAACCTGTTCATGACCAAGTTCAAGAACGTGGTCAACAACATGAACACCGCGCTCGAAGGCGCCAACA from Gemmatimonadota bacterium includes the following:
- the sctE gene encoding type III secretion system translocon subunit SctE, with the translated sequence ATATQTGATATQTGATATQTASTGTQTASNAAQTAEAGAKMVRVANRVRAAAQVSQGVAQVGGSSAQVPGTVSNYEATMARADVQDEQAELAKFQEMTYDWLRRIRKMIEQLQDAGAIVVDTIADSRDTSMHIRQTI